A part of Ziziphus jujuba cultivar Dongzao chromosome 8, ASM3175591v1 genomic DNA contains:
- the LOC107413980 gene encoding protein NRT1/ PTR FAMILY 5.1 codes for METKWYTQDGTVDLRGRPVLAAKTGKWKACAFLVGYEAFERMAFYGIASNLVNYLTTQLHEDTVSSVRNVNNWSGSVWMTPILGAYIADTYMGRFWTFTVSSLIYVMGMTLLTMAVSLKNFKPTCKNGVCNKASDSQIAFFYLSLYIIAIGAGGTKPNISTFGADQFDDFNPHEKKLKVSFFNWWMFSSFVGALIATLGLVYIQENLGWGLGYGIPTVGLVLSLFIFYMGTPIYRHKVNKTKSPARNLIRVPLAAIKNRKLQLPNNPSELHELDLQHYISSGRRKVLHTQNFRFLDKAAIKEGSTDASKPPFTVTQVEGTKLVFKMLIIWVVTLIPSTIWAQINTLFVKQGTTLDRSLGSNFRIPAASLGSFVTLSMLLSVPMYDRYFVPFMRHRTGNPRGITLLQRMGIGFIIQILAIAIAYAVEVRRMHTIKVNHIAGPKEVVPMTIFWLLPQYVLLGVADVFNAIGLLEFFYDQSPEDMQSLGTTFFTSGIGVGNFLNSFLVTLIDKITGRNGRTSWIANNLNDCHLDYYYGFILVISTLNLGAFLWASSKYIYKKEFTQVEEGCIQVEAKTIPL; via the exons atggAAACCAAATGGTATACCCAAGATGGTACTGTTGATCTTCGGGGACGCCCTGTTCTTGCTGCTAAGACTGGCAAATGGAAAGCTTGTGCTTTTCTTGTTG GTTATGAAGCATTTGAGAGGATGGCCTTTTATGggatagcttcaaatttggTGAACTACTTAACGACACAACTTCATGAAGATACGGTGTCCTCTGTGAGAAATGTGAATAACTGGTCAGGATCTGTGTGGATGACACCCATTCTCGGAGCTTACATAGCAGATACTTACATGGGTCGTTTCTGGACTTTCACTGTATCATCACTCATTTACGTCATG GGCATGACACTTCTAACAATGGCAGTTTCACTGAAAAACTTCAAGCCAACCTGCAAGAATGGAGTTTGCAACAAGGCCTCTGATTCACAGATTGCTTTCTTCTATTTGTCCCTCTACATCATAGCAATTGGTGCAGGTGGAACAAAGCCCAATATATCGACTTTTGGTGCTGACCAGTTTGATGATTTTAATCCCCACGAGAAGAAGCTAAAAGTCTCATTTTTCAACTGGTGGATGTTCAGCTCTTTTGTAGGTGCTTTAATTGCCACTCTGGGGCTTGTTTACATCCAAGAGAACTTGGGATGGGGTTTAGGGTATGGTATCCCCACAGTTGGTCTTGTACTATCCTTGTTTATCTTCTACATGGGGACCCCAATTTATAGGCACAAAGTTAATAAGACAAAAAGCCCTGCAAGGAACCTAATTCGAGTCCCTCTTGCTGCTATTAAAAATAGAAAGCTTCAGCTCCCTAACAACCCCTCTGAGCTTCATGAGTTGGATTTGCAGCATTATATTAGCAGTGGAAGAAGAAAAGTTCTTCACACCCAAAATTTCAG GTTCTTAGACAAGGCTGCAATAAAAGAGGGCAGCACAGATGCCTCAAAGCCACCATTCACAGTAACTCAGGTGGAAGGAACCAAGCTCGTTTTCAAGATGCTTATAATATGGGTTGTGACTCTAATTCCAAGCACCATTTGGGCACAAATCAATACCCTCTTTGTCAAACAAGGCACTACCTTAGACAGAAGCCTTGGATCAAATTTCAGAATTCCAGCAGCCTCACTGGGGAGCTTTGTGACACTTTCGATGCTTCTCTCTGTTCCCATGTATGACCGCTACTTTGTGCCATTCATGCGGCACAGAACAGGAAACCCCAGAGGAATCACTCTGCTTCAGAGGATGGGAATTGGATTTATCATCCAAATCTTAGCCATTGCAATTGCTTATGCTGTGGAAGTTAGGAGAATGCACACCATAAAAGTAAACCACATTGCAGGGCCTAAAGAGGTTGTCCCAATGACCATATTTTGGCTGCTTCCTCAGTATGTATTATTGGGTGTAGCAGATGTTTTCAATGCAATTGGGCTGCTTGAATTCTTTTATGATCAATCCCCAGAAGACATGCAAAGCCTTGGGACAACTTTCTTCACAAGTGGGATTGGAGTTGGGAATTTCTTGAATAGTTTTCTGGTGACTTTGATAGATAAGATTACTGGGAGGAATGGGAGGACAAGTTGGATAGCAAATAACTTGAATGATTGTCACTTGGATTATTACTATGGCTTTATTTTGGTCATTTCTACTCTCAACTTAGGGGCCTTTTTATGGGCATCAAGTAAATATATCTACAAGAAGGAATTTACACAAGTGGAGGAAGGATGTATTCAGGTTGAGGCTAAAACAATTCCCCTTTAG
- the LOC107413966 gene encoding peroxidase P7 — MASSSIFNTIAVLAFLVLFMSNANAQLSANFYFKSCPKLFPTVKSAVQSAISKEARIGASILRLFFHDCFVNGCDGSLLLDDTSSFRGEKNANPNRNSARGFDVVDNIKSAVENVCPGVVSCADVLAIAARDSVVTLGGPNWDVKLGRRDARTASLSAANNGIPPPTSDLNRLISRFSSLGLSTRDLVALSGSHTIGQARCTNFRARIYNESNIESSFAKTRQSNCPRNSGSGDNNLAPLDLQTPTAFDNKYFINLIQNKGLLHSDQQLFNGGSTDSIVRGYSNSQSSFASDFAAAMIKMGDISPLTGSNGEIRKNCRRVN, encoded by the exons ATGGCTTCCTCTTCAATATTCAACACCATAGCTGTTTTGGCTTTCCTTGTTCTGTTCATGAGCAATGCCAATGCTCAACTTTCAGCTAATTTTTACTTCAAATCTTGCCCAAAACTCTTTCCAACGGTGAAATCCGCCGTGCAATCTGCTATATCGAAGGAGGCCCGAATTGGTGCTTCTATCCTCCGTTTGTTCTTCCATGATTGCTTCGTTAAT GGATGTGATGGGTCACTTCTCCTTGATGACACATCGAGCTTCAGAGGAGAGAAAAATGCAAATCCCAATAGAAACTCGGCAAGAGGATTCGATGTTGTTGACAATATCAAGTCCGCAGTAGAGAATGTGTGTCCAGGCGTTGTTTCATGTGCTGATGTTTTGGCTATTGCTGCTAGAGACTCTGTTGTTACC CTAGGAGGACCAAATTGGGATGTTAAACTTGGAAGAAGGGATGCTAGGACAGCAAGTTTGTCTGCTGCAAATAATGGAATTCCTCCTCCTACCTCTGACTTAAACCGTCTCATTTCAAGATTCAGTAGCCTTGGACTCTCCACTAGAGACTTGGTTGCTTTATCTG GATCTCACACAATTGGGCAAGCAAGATGCACAAACTTCAGGGCACGCATATACAACGAGAGCAATATAGAGAGTTCATTTGCCAAAACAAGGCAATCAAACTGCCCAAGAAACAGTGGGTCAGGGGACAACAATTTGGCACCTCTTGATCTCCAAACACCTACTGCTTTTGACAACAAGTATTTCATAAACCTTATCCAGAATAAGGGACTCCTTCACTCTGATCAGCAGCTTTTCAATGGTGGCTCAACTGATTCCATAGTGCGCGGCTACAGCAACAGCCAGAGCAGCTTTGCCTCTGATTTTGCTGCTGCCATGATCAAGATGGGCGACATTAGTCCCCTCACTGGATCCAACGGTGAAATCAGGAAGAACTGTAGGAgggtcaattaa
- the LOC107413969 gene encoding LOB domain-containing protein 15: MSRERERFDEIGKKIKRESDAAAATQMGRRHMLGPPGTLNTITPCAACKLLRRRCAQECPFSPYFSPHEPQKFASVHKVFGASNVSKMLMEVPESQRADAANSLVYEANVRLRDPVYGCMGAISALQQQVQNLQAELNAVRAEILKYKYREANIIPSSSSTLPHHHHHHHLALLSSSGAVSVAAPPPAPPPPLPPSLPPPPISSSSSSLYTQPANAADYNTISSENVSYFG; encoded by the exons ATGTCCAGAGAAAG GGAGAGATTCGATGAgataggaaaaaagataaagagagaGTCAGATGCTGCGGCAGCAACTCAGATGGGTAGAAGACACATGTTGGGTCCCCCAGGAACCCTAAACACCATCACACCATGCGCAGCCTGTAAGCTCTTGAGAAGAAGGTGTGCTCAAGAATGTCCCTTTTCTCCATATTTCTCACCCCATGAACCCCAGAAGTTTGCTTCCGTTCACAAAGTCTTTGGAGCCAGCAACGTCTCAAAGATGCTAATG GAAGTGCCGGAGAGTCAAAGAGCTGACGCAGCAAATAGTCTTGTGTATGAAGCAAACGTGAGGCTAAGAGATCCGGTGTACGGATGCATGGGTGCAATTTCTGCTCTTCAGCAACAAGTTCAAAATCTACAAGCTGAGCTTAATGCTGTAAGGGCTGAGATTCTTAAATACAAATATAGAGAAGCTAATAttattccttcttcttcttctactcttcctcatcatcatcatcatcatcatttggCTTTGTTATCTTCTTCCGGGGCTGTTTCGGTAGCCGCTCCTCCTCCAGCCCCGCCACCGCCGCTGCCTCcttctcttcctcctcctcctatttcttcttcttcttcctcattgTATACCCAACCAGCCAATGCTGCAGACTATAACACCATTTCAAGTGAAAATGTTTCCTACTTCGGTTAA